The following coding sequences are from one Rutidosis leptorrhynchoides isolate AG116_Rl617_1_P2 chromosome 11, CSIRO_AGI_Rlap_v1, whole genome shotgun sequence window:
- the LOC139876360 gene encoding uncharacterized protein, producing MEKGISLKMWREKADKLEKELKLANESRLKAEAALILVQEQVDDLKAEKALLADKDKRLRDRFKELQVCLAATQNEIAQHCVASGDLNMEPYNFEEIGSNLDLDLSVDDVLNMEP from the coding sequence ATGGAGAAGGGAATATCCTTGAAAATGTGGCGTGAGAAGGCGGATAAGCTAGAGAAGGAATTAAAGTTGGCCAATGAATCAAGATTGAAAGCTGAGGCTGCGTTGATTTTGGTTCAAGAACAAGTGGATGATTTGAAGGCGGAGAAAGCGTTGTTGGCTGACAAGGACAAGCGGTTACGGGACAGGTTTAAAGAATTACAAGTTTGCCTGGCTGCTACGCAGAACGAAATAGCTCAACATTGTGTCGCCTCAGGTGATCTCAACATGGAGCCTTACAATTTTGAGGAAATAGGTAGTAATCTGGATTTGGATTTGTCTGTTGATGACGTTTTGAACATGGAGCCATAG
- the LOC139875226 gene encoding uncharacterized mitochondrial protein AtMg00810-like — MPLGYIGKGEPIQNVPSQQFSKVCKLKKSLYGLKQAPRQWFAKLSAALLSFGYQQSKTDYSLFTKRDADQFTAILVYVDDLLITGNSSAHIQALKDQLKATFHMKDLGSLSYFLGLEVSKTDQGVFISQQKYTLDMLKEAGVLHHKPYKLPLDQNVKLSADIGTPLPDPEVYRRLIGKLIYLTITRPDICYSVQLLSQFMQNPTSVHLQAVKHVLRYLLLAPSQGILLAKNSAVQLKAFCDSDWASCPMSRRSTTGYCILLGSSPISWKSKKQAVVSRSSAEAEYRAMTLTCCEVTWLVSLLKDLGLKDLGPVDLFCDNQAAIHIAANPVFHARTKYIEVDCHYVRDQVKSGAVKTQYVNTKSQLADVFTKIVSVDQHNTLLNKLGVSVPSHSQFEGEYSKQKKHLEVKGKVKAQNSRNCKVGGSKL; from the coding sequence ATGCCTTTAGGGTATATTGGTAAGGGGGAGCCTATACAAAATGTTCCATCACAGCAGTTCTCAAAAGTCTGCAAACTAAAGAAGTCATTATATggattgaagcaggctccaaggcAATGGTTTGCAAAATTGTCTGCTGCATTGTTGTCATTTGGTTATCAACAGTCAAAGACAGATTATTCCTTGTTTACAAAAAGGGATGCAGATCAGTTTACTGCTATTttagtttatgttgatgatcttttgATAACAGGGAATAGCTCTGCTCATATACAGGCATTAAAAGACCAGTTAAAAGCTACTTTTCATATGAAAGACTTAGGGTCTTTGAGCTACTTTCTTGGGCTTGAAGTTAGTAAAACTGATCAAGGTGTCTTCATATCTCAACAAAAATATACTTTGGATATGTTAAAAGAGGCAGGAGTTTTGCATCACAAGCCTTATAAGCTTCCATTGGATCAAAATGTCAAATTAAGTGCTGATATTGGCACACCTTTACCAGATCCAGAAGTTTACAGGAGGTTAATTGGTAAACTTATTTACCTCACTATTACAAGGCCTGATATCTGTTATAGTGTCCAACTGTTAAGTCAGTTTATGCAAAACCCTACTTCAGTTCATTTACAAGCTGTTAAACATGTCCTAAGATACTTGTTACTTGCACCTAGTCAGGGTATTTTACTAGCAAAAAATTCTGCAGTTCAGTTAAAAGCTTTCTGTGATTCTGATTGGGCTAGTTGTCCAATGTCAAGAAGGTCAACCACAGGTTACTGCATACTTTTAGGAAGTTCTCCTATTTCTTGGAAATCAAAAAAGCAGGCTGTTGTATCAAGATCTTCAGCAGAAGCTGAATATAGAGCCATGACATTGACTTGTTGTGAGGTGACTTGGCTTGTGAGCTTATTAAAAGACTTAGGTCTCAAAGACCTGGGTCCAGTTGACTTGTTTTGTGATAATCAAGCTGCAATTCACATAGCAGCAAACCCTGTGTTCCATGCTAGAACCAAATATATAGAGGTTGATTGTCATTATGTTAGAGATCAAGTGAAGTCAGGAGCTGTCAAGACTCAATATGTGAATACAAAATCTCAACTAGCTGATGTGTTCACTAAAATTGTTTCTGTTGATCAACACAACACGTTACTGAACAAATTGGGAGTTTCTGTGCCTTCCCACTCACAATTTGAGGGGGAGTATAGCAAACAAAAGAAGCATTTGGAGGTCAAAGGCAAAGTCAAAGCTCAAAACAGCAGAAACTGTAAAGTTGGAGGATCTAAACTGTAA